The following proteins come from a genomic window of Pseudomonas sp. Z8(2022):
- a CDS encoding GlxA family transcriptional regulator, whose translation MPQTFCFLLLPGFSMMGLMSAIEPLRVANRFRGELYRWRLLSRDGNAVQASNGMSLNVDGALELPDDTRALFVVAGFEPLAHYDHHLAHWLQRREAELTVLGGIDTGSFVLAEAGLFQHQRLTLHWEAIDAFRERYPALLVTQELFEIDGKRITSAGGTSSLDLMLGLIGREHGEALAVKVSEQFVVSRIRTRLDHQRMQVASRYDLHNKKLVRVIGEMERQCEQPLSSEVLAAQVGISVRQLERLFRHHLDTTPSAFYLELRLDKARQLLRQSDLSVLEVSLACGFDSASYFSRCYRRRFAASPSQDRRERLD comes from the coding sequence ATGCCCCAGACCTTCTGCTTCCTGCTGCTGCCCGGCTTTTCCATGATGGGCCTGATGTCGGCCATCGAACCGCTGCGCGTGGCCAACCGCTTTCGCGGCGAGCTGTATCGCTGGCGCCTGCTCAGCCGGGACGGCAACGCCGTACAGGCGAGCAACGGCATGTCGCTGAACGTCGACGGCGCGCTGGAACTGCCGGACGATACCCGGGCGCTGTTCGTTGTCGCCGGTTTCGAGCCACTGGCCCACTACGATCATCACCTGGCGCACTGGCTGCAACGTCGCGAGGCGGAACTGACGGTACTTGGCGGCATCGATACCGGCAGCTTCGTGCTGGCCGAGGCCGGACTGTTCCAGCATCAGCGCCTGACTCTGCACTGGGAGGCCATCGATGCCTTCCGTGAGCGCTACCCGGCGCTACTGGTCACACAGGAGCTGTTCGAGATCGACGGCAAGCGCATCACCAGCGCGGGTGGCACCAGCAGCCTGGATCTGATGCTGGGGCTGATCGGCCGGGAACACGGCGAAGCACTGGCCGTGAAGGTCTCGGAGCAGTTCGTGGTCAGCCGTATCCGCACGCGCCTGGATCACCAGCGCATGCAGGTCGCCAGCCGCTACGACCTGCACAACAAGAAACTGGTACGGGTGATCGGCGAGATGGAACGCCAGTGCGAGCAGCCGCTATCCAGCGAAGTGCTGGCCGCTCAGGTGGGCATCAGCGTGCGTCAGCTGGAGCGTCTGTTCCGTCATCATCTGGACACCACCCCCTCGGCCTTCTACCTGGAGCTGCGCCTGGACAAGGCGCGCCAGTTGCTGCGCCAGAGCGACCTCAGCGTGCTGGAGGTGAGCCTGGCCTGCGGTTTCGATTCGGCGTCGTATTTCTCGCGCTGCTACCGCAGGCGCTTCGCCGCCAGCCCCAGCCAGGACCGCCGCGAGCGACTGGACTGA
- a CDS encoding dipeptidase, whose protein sequence is MSPAELHADSIVIDGLIIAKWNRELFEDMRKGGLTAANCTVSVWEGFQATVNSIAASSKLIRENSDLVMPVRTTADIRKAKEQGKTGIIYGFQNAHAFEDQIGYVEVFKQLGVGIVQMCYNTQNLIGTGCYERDGGLSGFGREIVAEMNRVGIMCDLSHVGSKTSEEVILESKKPVTYSHCLPSGLKEHPRNKSDEELKFIADHGGFVGVTMFAPFLAKGIDSTIDDYAEAIEYVMNIVGEDAIGIGTDFTQGHGQEFFEYLTHDKGYARRLTNFGKIINPLGIRTVGEFPNLTETLIKRGHSERVVRKIMGENWVRVLKDVWGE, encoded by the coding sequence ATGAGCCCAGCCGAATTGCACGCCGACAGCATCGTCATCGACGGTCTGATCATCGCCAAGTGGAACCGCGAACTCTTCGAAGACATGCGCAAGGGTGGCCTGACCGCCGCCAACTGCACCGTGTCGGTATGGGAAGGGTTCCAGGCCACCGTCAACAGCATCGCCGCCAGCAGCAAGCTGATCCGCGAGAACAGCGACCTGGTGATGCCGGTGCGCACCACCGCCGATATCCGCAAGGCCAAGGAACAGGGCAAGACCGGCATCATCTACGGTTTCCAGAACGCCCATGCGTTCGAGGACCAGATCGGCTATGTCGAGGTGTTCAAGCAGCTCGGCGTGGGCATCGTGCAGATGTGCTACAACACCCAGAACCTGATCGGCACCGGCTGCTACGAGCGTGACGGCGGGCTGTCCGGCTTCGGCCGCGAGATCGTCGCCGAGATGAACCGTGTAGGCATCATGTGCGACCTGTCGCACGTCGGCTCGAAGACCAGCGAGGAAGTCATCCTCGAATCGAAGAAGCCGGTGACCTACTCCCACTGCCTGCCATCGGGCCTGAAAGAGCACCCGCGCAACAAGTCCGACGAGGAACTGAAGTTCATCGCCGACCACGGCGGTTTCGTCGGCGTGACCATGTTCGCGCCGTTCCTGGCCAAGGGCATCGATTCGACCATCGACGACTACGCCGAAGCCATCGAGTACGTGATGAACATCGTCGGTGAAGACGCCATCGGCATCGGTACCGACTTCACCCAGGGTCACGGCCAGGAATTCTTCGAGTACCTGACCCACGACAAGGGCTACGCCCGCCGCCTGACCAACTTCGGCAAGATCATCAACCCGCTGGGCATCCGCACCGTCGGCGAGTTCCCCAACCTCACCGAAACCCTGATCAAACGCGGCCATTCCGAGCGCGTGGTACGCAAGATCATGGGCGAGAACTGGGTGCGCGTCCTCAAGGACGTCTGGGGCGAGTAA
- a CDS encoding 4-vinyl reductase, with protein sequence MATHAPEMPIQVDDETGVWTTDALPMLYVPRHFFVNNHIGIEEVLGAEKYAEILYKAGYKSAWHWCEKEAECHGLSGVAVFEHYMKRLSQRGWGLFKILSIDLDTGTCEVRLDHSAFVYVYGKCGRPVDYMFTGWFAGAMDQILQAQGSSLRTVAEQVYGASQEGHDHGLFRVKPL encoded by the coding sequence ATGGCCACCCACGCCCCCGAGATGCCCATCCAGGTCGACGACGAAACCGGCGTCTGGACCACCGATGCCCTGCCGATGCTGTATGTGCCACGGCATTTCTTCGTCAACAACCATATCGGCATCGAGGAAGTACTCGGCGCCGAGAAATATGCCGAGATTCTCTACAAGGCCGGCTACAAGTCCGCCTGGCACTGGTGCGAGAAGGAGGCCGAGTGCCATGGCCTGTCCGGCGTCGCGGTATTCGAGCACTACATGAAGCGCCTGTCGCAGCGCGGCTGGGGCCTGTTCAAGATCCTGTCGATCGACCTCGACACCGGTACCTGCGAGGTGCGCCTGGATCACTCGGCCTTCGTCTACGTCTACGGCAAGTGCGGACGCCCGGTCGACTACATGTTCACCGGCTGGTTCGCCGGCGCCATGGACCAGATTCTGCAGGCCCAGGGCAGCAGCCTGCGTACCGTCGCCGAGCAGGTCTATGGCGCCTCGCAGGAAGGCCACGACCACGGCCTGTTCCGCGTCAAACCGCTCTAA
- the dgcA gene encoding dimethylglycine demethylation protein DgcA produces MAFEAMFQPIQIGKLTIRNRVLSTAHAEVYATDGGMTTERYVKYYEEKAKGGIGLAICGGSSVVAIDSPQQWWSSVNLSTDRIIPHFQNLADAMHKHGAKIMIQITHMGRRSRWDGYHWPTLMSPSGIREPVHRATCKTIEVEEIWRVIGNYAQAARRAKEGGLDGVELSAVHQHLIDQFWSPRVNKRTDEWGGTFEGRMKFGLEVLKAVRAEVGDDFCVGMRITGDEFHPDGLSHEDMKQIAAYYDATGMIDFIGVVGSGCDTHNTLANVIPNMSFPPEPFLHLAAGIKEVVKVPVLHAQNIKDPNQATRILEGGYVDMVGMTRAHIADPHLIAKIKMGQIDQIKQCVGANYCIDRQYQGLDVLCIQNAATSREYMGVPHIIEKTTGVKRKVVIVGGGPAGMEAARVAAERGHDVTLFEKQDSLGGQISIAARAPQRDQIAGITRWYQLELARLGIDLRLGTAADEATILDLRPDIVVLANGGHPFLEQNEHWGAAEGLVVSSWDVLSGKVAPGRNVLVYDTICEFTGMSVADYLADKGAQVEIVTDDIKPGVAIGGTSFPTYYRSLYPKEVIMTGDLMLEKVYREGDKLVAVLENEYTGAKEERVVDQVVVENGVRPDESLYYALKQGSRNKGQIDVEALFAIKPQPCLSEPGDGYLLFRIGDCVAQRNTHAAIYDALRLCKDF; encoded by the coding sequence ATGGCTTTTGAAGCAATGTTCCAGCCGATTCAGATCGGCAAACTGACCATCCGCAACCGCGTGCTCTCCACCGCGCACGCCGAGGTCTACGCCACCGATGGCGGCATGACCACCGAGCGCTACGTCAAGTATTACGAAGAGAAAGCCAAAGGCGGCATCGGCCTGGCCATCTGCGGCGGCTCGTCCGTGGTCGCCATCGACAGCCCGCAGCAGTGGTGGAGCTCGGTGAACCTGTCCACCGACCGCATCATTCCGCACTTCCAGAATCTGGCCGACGCCATGCACAAGCACGGCGCCAAGATCATGATCCAGATTACCCACATGGGCCGTCGCTCGCGCTGGGACGGCTACCACTGGCCGACCCTGATGTCGCCGTCCGGCATCCGTGAGCCGGTACACCGCGCCACCTGCAAGACCATCGAGGTCGAGGAAATCTGGCGGGTGATCGGCAACTACGCCCAGGCTGCACGCCGGGCCAAGGAAGGCGGCCTGGATGGCGTCGAGCTGTCCGCCGTGCACCAACACCTGATCGACCAGTTCTGGTCGCCGCGCGTGAACAAGCGTACCGACGAATGGGGCGGCACCTTCGAAGGCCGCATGAAGTTCGGCCTGGAAGTGCTCAAGGCCGTGCGCGCCGAAGTCGGCGACGATTTTTGCGTGGGCATGCGCATCACCGGTGACGAGTTCCACCCCGATGGCCTGTCCCATGAGGACATGAAGCAGATCGCCGCCTACTACGACGCCACCGGCATGATCGACTTCATCGGTGTAGTCGGCTCGGGCTGCGACACCCACAACACCCTGGCCAACGTCATCCCCAACATGAGCTTCCCGCCGGAGCCCTTCCTGCACCTGGCGGCCGGCATCAAGGAAGTGGTCAAGGTCCCGGTGCTGCACGCGCAGAACATCAAGGACCCGAACCAGGCCACGCGCATCCTCGAAGGCGGCTACGTGGACATGGTCGGCATGACCCGCGCGCATATCGCCGACCCGCACCTGATCGCCAAGATCAAGATGGGCCAGATCGACCAGATCAAGCAGTGCGTCGGCGCCAACTACTGCATCGACCGCCAGTACCAGGGCCTGGACGTGCTGTGCATCCAGAACGCCGCCACCAGCCGTGAATACATGGGCGTGCCGCATATCATCGAGAAGACCACCGGCGTCAAACGCAAGGTGGTAATCGTTGGCGGTGGCCCGGCCGGCATGGAGGCCGCCCGAGTGGCCGCCGAACGTGGCCATGACGTGACCCTGTTCGAGAAGCAGGACAGCCTGGGCGGACAGATCAGCATCGCCGCCCGCGCCCCGCAGCGCGACCAGATCGCCGGCATCACCCGCTGGTACCAGCTGGAACTGGCACGTCTGGGCATCGACCTGCGCCTGGGTACCGCGGCCGATGAAGCCACCATTCTCGATCTGCGCCCGGACATCGTGGTGCTGGCCAACGGCGGTCATCCGTTCCTCGAACAGAACGAACACTGGGGCGCGGCCGAAGGCCTGGTGGTGAGCAGCTGGGACGTGCTCTCGGGCAAGGTGGCGCCGGGCAGGAACGTGCTGGTGTACGACACCATCTGTGAATTCACCGGCATGTCCGTGGCCGACTACCTGGCCGACAAGGGCGCGCAGGTCGAAATCGTCACCGACGACATCAAGCCGGGCGTGGCCATCGGCGGCACCAGCTTCCCGACCTACTACCGCAGCCTGTACCCCAAGGAAGTCATCATGACCGGCGACCTGATGCTGGAAAAGGTCTACCGCGAAGGCGACAAGCTGGTGGCAGTACTGGAGAACGAATACACCGGCGCCAAGGAAGAGCGCGTGGTCGATCAGGTGGTGGTGGAGAACGGCGTGCGTCCGGATGAGTCGCTGTACTACGCGCTCAAGCAGGGTTCGCGCAACAAGGGCCAGATCGACGTCGAGGCGCTGTTTGCAATCAAGCCGCAGCCTTGCCTGAGCGAGCCGGGCGATGGCTACCTGCTGTTCCGCATCGGCGACTGCGTGGCCCAGCGCAACACTCACGCGGCGATCTACGACGCCCTGCGTCTGTGCAAGGACTTTTAA
- the dgcB gene encoding dimethylglycine demethylation protein DgcB: protein MLNTILPILLFAALALAVIGAARRFFMWRRGRPSKVDWIGGLLQMPRRYLVDLHHVVERDRYMSKTHVATAGGFVLAAVLAIVVHGFGLHSRILGYALLAATTLMFVGALFVAKRRLNPPSRLSKGPWMRLPKSLLMFAGSFFIATLPVAGILPAEFGGWVLAAILAVGVAWGVSELFFGMTWGGPMKHAFAGALHLAWHRRAERFGGGRSTGLQALDLDDPKAPLGVEKPTDFTWNQLLGFDACVQCGKCEAMCPAFAAGQPLNPKKLIQDMVIGLAGGNDARFAGSPYPGKPLGEHSGGPHQPIVSLTGKALVDAETLWSCTTCRACVEECPMMIEHVDAIVDMRRHLTLEKGATPNKGAEVLDNLIATDNPGGFNPGGRLNWAADLNLPLLADKQETDVLFWVGDGAFDMRNQRTLRAFVKILKAADVDFAVLGLEERDSGDVARRLGDEATFQNLAKRNIATLARYRFKRIVSCDPHSFHVLKNEYGALGGHYEVLHHSTFIEELVRQEALNLGQSKAASVTYHDPCYLGRYNGEYEAPRAVLKAIGIEVKEMQRSGFRSRCCGGGGGAPITDIPGKQRIPDMRMVDIKETGAELVAVGCPQCTAMLEGVVAPRPEIKDIAELVAEVLIEATEVAAKRPNAKRELAEVQ from the coding sequence ATGTTGAACACCATTCTCCCCATCCTGCTCTTCGCCGCCCTGGCCCTTGCGGTCATTGGCGCGGCCAGGCGCTTTTTCATGTGGCGTCGCGGCCGACCGTCGAAAGTCGACTGGATCGGCGGCCTGCTGCAGATGCCGCGCCGCTATCTGGTCGATCTGCACCACGTGGTCGAGCGCGACAGGTACATGTCCAAGACCCACGTTGCCACCGCCGGAGGCTTCGTCCTGGCGGCCGTGCTGGCCATCGTCGTGCACGGTTTCGGCCTGCATAGCCGCATCCTCGGCTACGCCCTGCTGGCGGCCACGACGCTGATGTTCGTCGGCGCCCTGTTCGTCGCCAAGCGCCGCCTGAACCCGCCGTCGCGCCTGTCGAAAGGCCCGTGGATGCGTCTGCCGAAAAGTCTGCTGATGTTCGCCGGCAGCTTCTTCATCGCCACGCTGCCGGTCGCCGGGATTCTGCCCGCCGAGTTCGGCGGCTGGGTGCTGGCGGCGATTCTTGCCGTCGGAGTGGCCTGGGGCGTGTCCGAGCTGTTCTTCGGCATGACCTGGGGCGGGCCGATGAAGCACGCCTTCGCCGGTGCCCTGCACCTGGCCTGGCACCGCCGCGCCGAGCGCTTCGGCGGCGGTCGCTCGACCGGCCTGCAAGCCCTTGATCTGGACGACCCGAAAGCGCCGCTAGGCGTGGAAAAGCCCACCGATTTCACCTGGAACCAGCTGCTCGGCTTCGACGCCTGCGTGCAGTGCGGCAAGTGCGAAGCCATGTGCCCGGCCTTCGCCGCCGGCCAGCCGCTGAACCCGAAGAAGCTGATCCAGGACATGGTCATCGGCCTGGCCGGTGGCAATGACGCCAGGTTCGCCGGCTCGCCCTACCCCGGCAAGCCGCTCGGCGAACACAGCGGCGGCCCGCATCAACCGATCGTATCCCTGACGGGCAAGGCGCTGGTGGATGCCGAAACGCTGTGGTCGTGCACCACCTGCCGCGCCTGTGTCGAGGAGTGCCCGATGATGATCGAGCACGTCGATGCCATCGTCGATATGCGCCGCCACCTCACCCTGGAAAAGGGCGCGACGCCGAACAAGGGCGCCGAGGTGCTGGACAACCTGATCGCCACCGACAACCCGGGCGGCTTCAACCCCGGCGGCCGGCTCAACTGGGCGGCCGACCTGAACCTGCCGCTGCTCGCCGACAAGCAAGAAACCGACGTGCTGTTCTGGGTCGGCGACGGCGCCTTCGACATGCGCAACCAGCGCACCCTGCGCGCCTTCGTGAAGATCCTCAAGGCCGCCGACGTCGACTTCGCCGTACTCGGCCTGGAAGAACGCGACAGCGGCGACGTGGCGCGCCGTCTGGGTGACGAAGCCACCTTCCAGAACCTGGCCAAGCGCAACATCGCCACCCTGGCCAGGTACCGTTTCAAACGAATCGTCAGCTGCGACCCGCACAGCTTCCACGTGCTGAAGAACGAATACGGCGCCCTCGGCGGACACTACGAAGTGCTGCACCACAGCACGTTCATCGAGGAACTGGTGCGCCAGGAGGCGCTGAATCTCGGCCAGAGCAAGGCTGCCAGCGTCACCTACCACGACCCCTGCTACCTCGGCCGCTACAACGGCGAGTACGAAGCGCCGCGCGCGGTACTCAAGGCCATCGGCATCGAGGTGAAGGAGATGCAGCGTTCCGGCTTCCGTTCACGCTGCTGCGGCGGCGGTGGCGGCGCGCCGATCACCGACATTCCGGGCAAGCAACGTATCCCCGACATGCGCATGGTCGACATCAAGGAAACCGGTGCCGAACTGGTGGCCGTCGGTTGCCCACAGTGCACCGCGATGCTCGAAGGCGTGGTCGCACCGCGCCCGGAAATCAAGGACATCGCCGAGCTGGTGGCCGAGGTATTGATCGAAGCCACCGAGGTGGCGGCCAAGCGCCCGAATGCCAAGCGCGAACTGGCGGAGGTGCAGTGA
- a CDS encoding electron transfer flavoprotein subunit alpha/FixB family protein — protein sequence MSDIIRRDPRAEWIARNRLHPLHAAMQNQTSWMGPNGIIRKNPHAIAAGFLGPAGIKRIDRSGAQQGTAGKRSSASVEVQLPLHVIEQPAFHICVVPDMVGGRLSSHDKDLLGLARKLAGDGGAVVAVVFGEDKESAFDTAGVDRLLRIAGEAFEGYAPEARVLALSAVESQLAPRHWLLPDSRTGGGELGRRLAAKLGERPATRVWQVAGEQAIGRAGSGQQDIQRALPRLILAAAECAEPVSETRHEVRPLTLDTRIAHSLPRIEDLGPVAVDPAQIPMAEAEFILSGGNGVKDWELFHQAAAALGATEGASRVAVDDGFMPRNRQVGATGTWVTARVYLAVGISGAIQHLQGIGACDKVVAVNMDPGCDMIKRADLSVIGDSAAILRALIERVAAWRQEGKREAA from the coding sequence ATGAGCGACATCATCCGCCGCGACCCTCGCGCCGAGTGGATCGCCCGCAACCGCCTGCATCCGCTTCATGCGGCCATGCAGAACCAGACCAGCTGGATGGGGCCCAACGGCATCATCCGCAAGAACCCACATGCCATCGCCGCCGGTTTCCTTGGCCCGGCCGGGATCAAGCGCATCGACCGCAGCGGTGCCCAGCAGGGCACCGCCGGCAAACGCAGCAGCGCCAGCGTCGAGGTGCAGTTGCCGCTGCACGTCATCGAGCAACCGGCCTTCCACATCTGCGTGGTGCCGGACATGGTCGGTGGACGGCTCTCCAGTCATGACAAGGACCTGCTCGGCCTGGCCCGCAAGCTGGCCGGCGACGGCGGTGCGGTGGTGGCCGTGGTGTTCGGCGAGGACAAGGAAAGCGCCTTCGATACGGCCGGCGTCGACCGCCTGCTGCGCATCGCCGGCGAAGCCTTCGAGGGGTACGCCCCGGAAGCCCGCGTACTGGCCCTGAGCGCCGTGGAGAGCCAACTGGCGCCGCGCCACTGGCTGCTGCCCGACAGCCGCACCGGTGGCGGCGAACTGGGCCGGCGCCTGGCCGCCAAGCTTGGCGAACGCCCTGCAACGCGCGTCTGGCAGGTCGCCGGCGAGCAGGCCATCGGCCGCGCCGGCAGTGGCCAGCAGGACATTCAGCGCGCGTTGCCGCGGCTGATCCTGGCCGCCGCCGAGTGCGCCGAACCGGTCAGCGAAACCCGTCATGAAGTTCGCCCCCTGACGCTCGACACACGGATTGCTCACAGCCTGCCACGCATCGAAGACCTCGGCCCGGTGGCCGTGGACCCGGCACAGATTCCCATGGCCGAGGCCGAGTTCATCCTCTCCGGCGGCAACGGCGTGAAGGACTGGGAGCTGTTCCACCAGGCCGCCGCCGCCCTTGGCGCAACCGAAGGTGCCTCGCGCGTGGCGGTGGACGACGGTTTCATGCCGCGCAACCGCCAGGTCGGCGCCACCGGTACCTGGGTCACCGCCCGCGTCTATCTGGCGGTGGGTATTTCCGGCGCCATCCAGCACCTGCAGGGCATCGGCGCCTGCGACAAGGTAGTGGCGGTGAACATGGATCCGGGCTGCGACATGATCAAACGTGCCGACCTTTCGGTGATCGGCGATTCGGCGGCGATCCTGCGCGCACTGATCGAACGTGTCGCCGCCTGGCGCCAGGAGGGCAAGCGTGAAGCAGCCTGA
- a CDS encoding electron transfer flavoprotein subunit beta — protein MTDLNIVALVSVGAHPTSARPRRAEQDARAVELGLRLAGPNLQLLHAGDPQAEALRGYLGMGLEQLDVLEQPEGADALPLLVDYLQGSRTQLVLTGSQAETGEGSGMLPFLLAERLGWPMVVGLAEVEKVENGVAQVLQALPRGQRRRLKVRLPCVASVDNAAPVARQSAFGPARRGRIEAHEVTVIDDPLLAEASLQPAKPRPKRLKVIKAKTGAERMKAATAKTSGGGGQVLKDVSPQDGAEAIFKLLIEEGVLR, from the coding sequence ATGACTGATCTGAATATCGTCGCCCTGGTCTCGGTCGGTGCCCACCCGACTTCCGCCCGCCCGCGCCGCGCCGAACAGGACGCCCGTGCGGTGGAACTTGGCCTGCGTCTGGCCGGACCGAACCTGCAATTGCTGCATGCCGGCGACCCGCAGGCCGAAGCCCTGCGTGGTTATCTGGGCATGGGGCTGGAACAGCTCGATGTGCTGGAACAGCCGGAAGGTGCCGACGCCCTGCCGCTGCTGGTCGATTACCTGCAAGGCAGCCGCACGCAACTGGTGCTCACCGGCAGCCAGGCGGAAACCGGCGAAGGTTCCGGCATGCTGCCGTTTCTGCTTGCCGAACGCCTGGGCTGGCCGATGGTGGTCGGCCTGGCCGAGGTGGAAAAGGTCGAGAACGGTGTGGCTCAGGTACTGCAGGCGCTGCCACGCGGTCAGCGCCGTCGCCTCAAGGTGCGCCTGCCCTGCGTCGCCAGTGTCGACAATGCCGCTCCGGTCGCGCGCCAGAGCGCCTTCGGTCCGGCTCGCCGTGGCCGGATCGAAGCCCATGAAGTCACTGTGATAGACGATCCGTTGCTGGCCGAAGCCAGCCTGCAGCCGGCAAAGCCGCGGCCGAAACGCCTGAAGGTGATCAAGGCCAAGACCGGCGCGGAACGGATGAAGGCAGCGACGGCCAAAACCAGTGGCGGCGGTGGCCAGGTCCTCAAGGATGTCTCGCCACAGGACGGCGCCGAGGCTATCTTCAAGCTGCTGATCGAAGAAGGTGTCCTGCGCTAG
- a CDS encoding GlxA family transcriptional regulator, which yields MSQSCQGAQPQNRAAQSIGFLLLDNFTLISLASAVEPLRMANQLSGKELYRWHTLTLDGLPVSASDGLQITPDASLQNAPALDSVIVCGGVDIQHSVKREHVSWLQLQARQGRQLGAVCTGSWALAKAGLLDGYDCSVHWECLASMQEAFPRAAITTRLFSIDRNRHTSSGGTAPMDMMLHLIGQQHGRELAAGISEMFIYERIRNEQDHQRVPLKHMLGSNQPKLQEIVALMEANLEEPIDLDELACFVDISRRQLERLFQKYLHCSPSRYYLKLRLIRARQLLKQTSMSIIEVASVCGFVSTPHFSKCYREYFGIPPRDERAGQQGHNLVVLLPIPEQQVNSSAVLALNRAQGESTFASVRI from the coding sequence ATGTCGCAGTCCTGCCAGGGGGCGCAGCCCCAGAACCGTGCAGCCCAGTCCATCGGCTTTCTGCTTCTGGACAATTTCACTCTGATCTCACTCGCCTCGGCGGTGGAGCCCCTGCGCATGGCCAACCAGCTCTCCGGCAAGGAGCTGTACCGCTGGCACACGCTCACCCTCGACGGTCTGCCCGTCAGCGCCAGCGATGGTCTGCAGATCACCCCGGATGCCTCCTTGCAGAACGCTCCGGCTCTGGATTCGGTGATCGTCTGTGGCGGTGTGGACATCCAGCACAGCGTCAAGCGTGAGCATGTCAGCTGGCTGCAGCTGCAGGCGCGCCAGGGCCGCCAGCTGGGCGCCGTGTGCACCGGCAGTTGGGCGCTGGCCAAGGCCGGTCTGCTCGATGGCTACGATTGCAGCGTGCACTGGGAGTGTCTGGCCTCGATGCAGGAAGCTTTCCCGCGTGCGGCCATCACCACCCGACTGTTCTCCATCGACCGCAATCGCCACACCTCGTCCGGCGGTACCGCACCGATGGACATGATGTTGCACCTGATCGGTCAGCAGCACGGCCGCGAACTGGCTGCCGGCATTTCCGAGATGTTCATCTACGAACGCATTCGCAACGAGCAGGATCACCAGCGCGTACCGCTCAAGCACATGCTCGGCAGCAATCAGCCGAAGCTGCAGGAAATCGTTGCGTTGATGGAGGCCAACCTGGAGGAGCCGATCGACCTCGACGAACTGGCCTGCTTCGTCGACATCTCCCGTCGTCAGCTCGAGCGTCTGTTCCAGAAGTATCTGCACTGCTCGCCGTCGCGTTACTACCTCAAGCTGCGCCTGATTCGTGCACGCCAGCTGCTCAAGCAGACCAGCATGTCGATCATAGAAGTGGCTTCGGTGTGTGGCTTCGTTTCCACCCCGCACTTCTCCAAGTGCTACCGCGAGTATTTCGGAATTCCGCCGCGTGATGAGCGTGCCGGCCAGCAGGGGCACAACCTGGTGGTGCTGCTGCCGATTCCCGAGCAGCAGGTCAATTCCAGTGCGGTACTGGCCCTCAATCGTGCTCAGGGCGAATCGACCTTCGCCAGCGTACGGATCTGA
- a CDS encoding ABC transporter substrate-binding protein — translation MNRLAHWLLAFGLFYGSSLQAAEAERCGLITLADVGWTDITMTTAVARLVLADLGYRTQVKRLSLPETYQGLANGSIDVFLGSWMPAQTQLIESHLKSGRIDKLQTNLPTVRYTLAVLEPAYKAGLQNFADIHRFRDELRGQIFGIEPGNEGNDMIKTMIRENVFGLGGFTLVESSEKGMLNHVERAQQMGRPAVFLGWEPHPMNDRLRMFYLSGGDQYFGPDYGAARVDTISRGGFASECPNVARLFTNMIFTTSAENQLMSGVLEGNTNRRRVAKNWLDKNPDMLGAWLQGVSPRP, via the coding sequence ATGAACCGACTCGCTCATTGGCTGCTCGCATTTGGCCTGTTTTACGGCTCCAGCCTGCAGGCCGCCGAGGCCGAACGCTGTGGCCTGATCACCCTGGCCGATGTCGGCTGGACCGATATCACCATGACCACAGCCGTCGCCCGTCTGGTGCTGGCCGACCTGGGCTATCGCACCCAGGTGAAGCGGTTGTCGCTTCCTGAAACCTATCAGGGACTCGCCAATGGCAGCATCGACGTCTTCCTCGGCAGCTGGATGCCGGCGCAGACCCAGTTGATCGAATCACACCTGAAAAGCGGCCGCATCGACAAACTGCAGACCAACCTGCCCACGGTGCGCTACACCCTGGCCGTGCTGGAGCCGGCATACAAGGCCGGCCTGCAGAACTTTGCCGATATCCATCGTTTCAGGGATGAGCTGCGGGGTCAGATCTTCGGCATCGAGCCAGGCAACGAAGGCAACGACATGATCAAGACCATGATCCGCGAGAATGTTTTCGGTCTGGGCGGTTTCACCCTGGTGGAAAGCAGCGAGAAGGGCATGCTCAACCATGTCGAGCGGGCTCAGCAGATGGGGCGGCCCGCAGTGTTCCTCGGCTGGGAACCGCACCCGATGAATGACCGGCTACGCATGTTCTACCTGTCCGGCGGCGACCAGTATTTCGGCCCCGACTATGGTGCCGCCCGGGTCGACACCATCTCCCGTGGCGGCTTCGCCAGCGAGTGTCCGAACGTGGCCCGGCTGTTCACCAACATGATCTTCACCACCTCCGCGGAAAACCAGTTGATGAGTGGCGTCCTCGAAGGCAATACAAACCGCCGGCGCGTGGCCAAGAACTGGCTGGACAAAAACCCGGACATGCTCGGCGCCTGGCTTCAGGGGGTAAGCCCGCGCCCCTGA